One segment of Leptospirillum ferrooxidans C2-3 DNA contains the following:
- a CDS encoding IS110 family RNA-guided transposase produces the protein MEQLIERCAGLDVHKDTVAVCVHLSGAGGKTVQEIQTFGTMTPDLLALRDWLESLGVTHVAMESTGVYWKPVYYILEEGFTVLLVNAAHIKNVPGRKTDVVDCAWIAQLLEHGLLRGSFVPDKPIRDLRDLTRHRKVLIQERAREANRLHKFLQDAGIKLSSVATDILGVSGRAMIEALVEGKADPVALSDLARGKLKKKLPTLQKALTGRFRSHHAFLVSRILAHLDYLEDEIDAFSQRIAEEITPFDEAVALLDTIPGVNRRTAEVLIAEIGPDMGRFPSSGHLASWAGLCPGNNESAGKHKSGKTRKGDRWLRIALTESALAAVRETDSSLSAQYRRIMRHRGHKKAIVAVAHSILCISYHILSDRKPYAELGAVSLEKREKDHAIRRYVKQLERLGQKVILEPVA, from the coding sequence ATGGAACAGCTGATTGAGCGATGTGCAGGACTGGATGTGCACAAGGACACGGTAGCGGTCTGTGTCCACCTTTCCGGAGCAGGTGGAAAGACGGTTCAGGAGATCCAGACCTTCGGGACGATGACGCCAGATCTTCTGGCTCTTCGGGACTGGCTTGAATCCCTGGGAGTGACCCATGTGGCAATGGAAAGCACGGGGGTCTACTGGAAGCCCGTCTACTATATTCTGGAAGAGGGGTTCACTGTTCTTCTGGTCAACGCGGCCCATATCAAGAACGTGCCGGGCCGGAAGACCGATGTGGTGGATTGCGCCTGGATCGCGCAACTTCTGGAGCACGGGCTTCTGCGGGGAAGCTTTGTGCCGGACAAGCCGATCCGGGATCTGAGAGATCTGACTCGACATCGGAAGGTCCTGATCCAGGAGCGAGCGCGGGAAGCCAATCGCCTGCACAAATTCTTGCAGGACGCCGGGATCAAGCTGTCGTCGGTGGCGACGGACATTCTGGGGGTCTCGGGACGGGCCATGATTGAAGCTTTGGTGGAAGGGAAGGCCGATCCGGTCGCACTGTCGGATCTGGCCAGAGGTAAACTGAAGAAGAAGCTGCCGACTTTGCAGAAGGCGTTGACGGGTCGGTTCCGGTCGCACCATGCGTTTCTGGTCAGCCGGATTCTCGCCCATCTGGACTACCTGGAGGATGAGATCGACGCCTTCAGCCAGAGGATCGCGGAGGAGATCACCCCTTTCGATGAGGCGGTTGCCCTGCTGGACACCATTCCCGGGGTGAACCGCCGCACGGCCGAAGTCCTCATTGCGGAAATCGGGCCCGACATGGGACGCTTCCCTTCGTCGGGACACCTGGCTTCCTGGGCGGGGTTGTGTCCCGGCAACAACGAAAGTGCCGGAAAACACAAGTCCGGCAAGACCCGGAAGGGGGATCGGTGGCTCCGGATCGCGCTCACCGAATCCGCTTTGGCGGCGGTCCGAGAGACCGATTCGTCCCTGTCGGCCCAATACCGCCGAATCATGCGGCATCGGGGTCACAAGAAGGCGATTGTGGCGGTGGCTCATTCGATCCTCTGCATCAGTTATCACATCCTCTCCGACCGGAAGCCTTATGCCGAACTCGGAGCGGTCTCTCTGGAGAAGCGGGAGAAAGATCATGCCATCCGGCGATATGTAAAACAGCTTGAAAGACTGGGACAGAAAGTCATCCTTGAACCGGTGGCTTAG
- a CDS encoding WecB/TagA/CpsF family glycosyltransferase yields the protein MKTVRMFGISVASITLSEASEVFSEMARKKETRVIFTANAEHIALLTSNREFQKAYHEADFVLADGMPLVWFSRLIGERLPERVTGSDLLPELCRMAERKSLKVFFLGGTEDVTPKAIENLLKRFPSMNVVGFATPWIDFAHDEKIHSDLLETINQSGADIVFIGFGAPKQEIWIARNQKKLKTGIVLAVGGTFDFLAGKTIRAPLWMQKTGLEWFWRLIHEPKRLWRRYLIGNVIFLLIAWNECQKKYKNDLHFK from the coding sequence TCCGTGGCATCGATTACTTTGAGTGAAGCGTCAGAAGTATTTTCTGAGATGGCACGGAAAAAAGAAACTCGAGTGATTTTTACGGCCAATGCCGAACATATTGCTTTGTTAACATCTAACAGGGAGTTTCAAAAGGCTTATCATGAGGCAGATTTTGTTCTTGCCGACGGAATGCCTCTGGTCTGGTTCAGTCGTTTGATCGGAGAAAGACTTCCGGAGAGGGTGACGGGATCGGACCTTCTTCCGGAGCTTTGCCGAATGGCCGAGAGAAAATCGCTAAAAGTTTTCTTTCTGGGTGGAACGGAGGATGTAACTCCCAAAGCCATCGAGAATCTCCTCAAGCGGTTTCCAAGCATGAATGTGGTAGGTTTTGCGACTCCCTGGATCGATTTTGCTCATGACGAAAAGATCCATTCCGATCTTCTCGAAACGATCAATCAATCAGGTGCGGATATTGTTTTTATCGGATTCGGTGCGCCCAAGCAGGAAATCTGGATCGCAAGGAACCAAAAAAAATTAAAGACAGGCATTGTTCTGGCGGTTGGGGGAACTTTTGATTTTTTAGCAGGAAAGACCATTCGGGCGCCTCTTTGGATGCAGAAAACAGGACTGGAGTGGTTTTGGCGACTTATCCATGAGCCTAAGCGTCTCTGGAGGCGGTACCTGATTGGAAATGTGATATTCCTTCTTATAGCTTGGAACGAGTGCCAAAAAAAATACAAAAATGATTTGCACTTCAAATGA